TGTATACCTTTAAATGTCCTGTCTTCTATACATTGTGCTATAAAACCTTCCCAGTTAAACTCAGCAACAACGTAAATGACAAAGGCGACATGAAGTTTCATGTGGGGAAATTGGCCTGTTtcacaatgcacacacacaagcaataCTGTACATATCAagagattttaaaataacatcTACCCCCCATCATTTCATTCCAAAAATGTATtagtttctttttattaaataattaaataaaattaatgaataattatatgtattaaattattaatacatttacattttttaacagtAAACCACGGACCACAACGAACGTTAACCAATCAACTCTCTGGATCTCCAAGACGCCAAAGATAGACAGTGGCATGGAGGTTTAAAGATTCAAACAGCTCCCTTTTTCTAGCTTTGCCATCTATGTTGCTTGATCGGCAACATGTTTGCCCGGTGGTTAGTTTAGTGTGTGATTTATTAATACTAGCTAAAATGTGTAGCACCGGCAGAGCAGTTACACACATATTGGATTTCTGTACAAACACAGTGAGCAATTAAATTACTGTAATTAAAGCAAGTACAAGTGGGAACCAcataaaaagaggaaaaaagagtTCCTTTCGACAGCAAATAGGGTCACACAAACTGAAGCTAGTGACACAGTAAAGAAATTAAACACTTAAAgagcataaaaaaatgtatgcctCATTCAATAAATGAGAGGCTTATTTAATCTCAAAGATTTCTCATGCATTGCCAATGATGGTTCACTATTGATTATTTAGTAGCATATAGGATTTCTTTTGAAACATATGCGATCATTCTTTAAATGACCAGAATCATTGGCTAATATAATGACTGTTTTGCTCTGTAGCTTATGAGGATGTTGtcataaagaaaaaagaagaatttgtaaaaaatgtacatatttttttgtatgaTGTGACTGTGAACTTGCTTTAAGCTGCCACTGTTACATATGCAGTTTTTTGCGTGTGAATATTTTCTCCTTTTAAAGTACTGCATATAGAAAACATCAATGCTAAAAAGTATTAAACTGGTTTGCATCATATAGTTTCAGATACCGAAATAAGTCAGACGGCGTAAGGTACAGGAAGTTGTGTTTCTGTGAGAATGGGTGATATTGTgcgtttgaatttaaaatgtgttgttaatacttttttatatttttgagatgttttgttatgtttttatggCTCTATAAtcatgccatttctttgtaaataataataatcaatgctTAATCACAAGCAAAAACAAGAACTGAAATCTTTTGAGTTAATTGgatttattttgaaatctgtTTTGTGATTCATCACGGACCAAAATGTAGGTTCTTATCAATAAACAACTCTTAATGTGATTAACAGATatcaaatatgaatggtattatctTGTATTCACATACAAGGAATTAACATACTTATCTCTGCTCCTCAAACACTTTTGCAAGTTTcaccatttgtttttatttatgagaAACACGGTTGTGGCCATGAATTTAAATAGACACAAGCTCAGACAGCTTTCAGGGGTCCAGCTGGCAGGCAGAGTTAGAGCCAGACATAAGACAAATGAACTGGACCGCATTAAGACTGTAAAGATGTGGTACTTTGTATGTGATTTACCCTGGCCTACAATTAGTGACAGCATAGACTTTAAAGCACACTGCTGATTACGGAGTCAATTAAACTAATCAGTCCTCTGCTTGAGCAGGAGAACTCACGTCACACACGCAGGATCTGGTAATTATAGATATGACTGTAATCACTACTCTGGAGGCACAGGGTAGAAGTAAGGAAACAAACCCTTTCCCATCTGGAGAGGGGGGTGATTTTAGCCTATTAGAGATACATAACACAAGCATCTCATTCTCCACCCGACCAAACAGCTCTTCATCTCTCTATTAGAACTGCATTATGGTTAGTTAGTTAGGTTCACCCTCACTCCGTCCTGCAAGCAGGAAATCAGCTGTCTTCTAAATGTCAAAGACATCAAATACTAATAAATTGGGTTATGGCAATGATAATCAGTATATGTAATTGCACTTAGGTGGGGTTTTAAaatgatggatgcactttattaatcaatttaatgttaaAGAGTATAAAAATGCTGTGGTAAAACAAACTCAAAATGCTTACTATATACTGTGGAAATACTTTGATAAATTAAACCTTGAATTTTGCTGTAAAATACTGTTACATttagtttttggaagtgaaaagcAAGTCATCTTGTGAATAACCATTCTTCGATTTTTCTATTTAGTTGCATTCAATATGGGTTCATGTGACATCATACAGTATTTTGCTaagttaatattaatgttttatttagtgTTGTGTGTTAACATAatggtgttttgtatttgtgtgcatTTGGATAACATTTCTCAGGATAACATTGAGTGATATTCTCAGCATAACAATATTTagtaaactaaaaataatttttcataaaataaagattatCAAAGTACCTTTTACAAGAAATTAGCCTAATATTTTAGACTTTTTACCTCAAactttcacatttaattaaatgtgttacttatgtttctttgtaattatttgtgcaatttactagcaatttctgagtgaaaatttttaaacacatttagagtttttggaagtgaaaaattaaatattgtttaCAGTGAAAAAAGCTTTTTCTTATTCCTTATAGGGTTTCTACAGGGCTTTCTCAATTACCACTTGTTTCTTGGTAGTTTTATAAAGGTACAAAATTTGTAaggtatatacattttatatcagTTAGTGGAATAGGATATATGTTGTTTTTAACCATACATTTAGTCTAAAAAAAttctaccaattttttttttacgttctgGCAAATACAGCTGCTTTTTTATGTTTCCACAATTcatattgtttaatttaattcacCTAAAATTGGAGATAGGAGACATAAATCAGCGCAGACATTGAGGGAGACGTGTTCAATATCCAGAGTACTGTTCAATCAATATGGATTTTCAATTAAAGTGACAAAGTGAAAGATTattctttttcacagaaaatcaCAGATTAATTCAATCTTTAATAAAAGCAATTTTTTAAAAAGCCCACCGGTACTATCTTGTATCAAACAAACTACCTGTCACAATTTGCTGGTGCATAAGCTTTAACCAAAAGTGAGATTGTAAAGCACTGCAAAGCACAAATTAACAATTGGGAAGAACTTTTAATTGACATCTCAAGATCAAGGTTACAAATGTTAATAATGACAATGtctattagtttttttaaaagtcATATAAACCAAGAGTTTAAATGCATTAGCACATAATCTGAAGGCATTATAGCTAATTTAAGCTCCTGTTGCCAATCAAGGCCTTATTAGTGCTCACATCCTTTCACCCAGCGTGTCATCTTACGCCCCTTACAGTAACTACTCCAGGTCTCCCTGCAGACACAAAGATCAACGTTAACATTATGTCAAAAATGCATATCAGATCGATACATTTAGATATAATGCAATGATAGACAGAGCTTGAGGCTGAGACTCTAAAGGGACAAGCATCCTTTGCTAATGTGAAAGATAAGCTGTGCTCAAGGATATATGCAATGAATACTTGCCATGATTTCAGTCCTTCGGTTTTCACAATGAGCTTTGCACATTCAACTGAAGCTTTCAGGTCATCCTTTAGCAAATCTATCAGATAgagaacataataaaaaaataaataaaaatgggggTTATAGAAAAGTTTAAAAACGTAGATATAGtgggatttaaaaaagaaattgtcatttttttttaaaacaaacatttatacaataaaatttatttttatttcattttttcattttattttaaaacttaaatgtacTGTTATAAATACAGTTTTGAATCACAGATTGATTCAGCAACCATTTTTAACTACAAGTATACTTGACCAGTGTTCAATATGTTTTTGGTCACATGAAATCCATTTAAAGGAATAAAGTACCTGAACAGGGTATTTTGCACTGGTTCTTTCCACCTGGAGTGCCGTCATCGCACCATTTAAAACTGTTTATCTGGAAGATTCCATAGTCTTTCCCAACATCAGCTGAACGCACTCTATGGGTCTTATACCTGCTCTCCCAGTAGGCCGTGCACACATCTGTTGAAATTCAAAAGTTCAAATCAAAAAGAAATGTTAAAGAATATTATAACATTGCATGTTTACTGAGGACTTTTTAAATGGATCCAGCtaattaatacatatatatcAGGCACGTCAAACATTATATGTTTGTAGTGAAAATGCAAATAACAAAGTACCCACAGTTGCCAAGTGAGAATCCCTCAAAGCCATCAAGTCCCTCTTGCTTGAAGATACGGACGACATCACAGCGACCCAGCCTGCggctctcacacatgcacagccACATCAGACACAAGACAACAACAGCCACCCTCATCTCTGCAGTGCTACTCACAAAATCACTGTCAATATCTGAGGAGGAGTTCAGATGGAGTGTGGAAGCTGTTGAGTAGGATTATTTATAAGAGACTGGTTTGTGTTGCAACCAGTTTTTCACAAGTGCATATGGTTTGCAGTTGCTTCAGACATGGCCGTTGAAGCAATAACCGACTTTGGGTCAAAGaaccaaaaattatatttttctgtGTGCAAAGGAACTGGAAAAGATCTAGATCAAGACAATATCAAGATCAAAGCAATAGTGGACATGTGACAAAATAGGCAATACTGTGTAAACCAAGTCATAATGTAGCTAATAAGAGCAGCAtataagaacattaaaaaaaaaacatgaaatatatattcctttttgattattttattcgGCAATTTCCATATAGGTTGTAATAACATGCCttaaaaaaactaatcaaaaACCTTTTGCCAAACTATGCTATTGGGGAAAGAAGATACAAGTGTTTTTATCTGTCATCCAAACAGTTTCAAATGACATTAGGAAAGATGTGGACACTGTTACAATGTGGAAAACTGTTGTGAAGTACGTCTCAATGCAACCTAATGTGCAATCAACTGATAATAATTACGAGGTAAATGCAGAAGATGAGAATGTGTCAACAAACGGCCGCTGTGCATAACCACAAACAGCAAGACTTGCTGCTTGCTTCTTATTACTTATCATTTAGCAACTACACTTTTCATATGCATACTTCATTGTAAAACTCTGGCAAAAGTGTATCAAAAgtgtcaaaaatataattttgtcttAAATGAACCACTCTGATCTCACATCAGCTGTTCGCAAAATTATGCagtcaaaacagtatgtttttgTGCTTATGCATGACCTCAAACAAATATTTCAGTTTAAAGTGGAATAAATGCTAAacgtattattttaataaattaataaacatatcactatattatcattatattatcaaattaaataaataatacaaatatacaaagGGAAAAAATAGACAAACAATAAAagcaaataatttaaatttagattacatttagaacaaccacaatttaaatatttctttcttcAATATAGCCAAAACCTTCATTAATTAATATGTGAATAAACTGTGCATTAGGGAACCTAATGTATGTTGTGAAATGAATATCTTAAATATTtggtcaacaaaaaaaaaaaaatgagtcaatgaaacaatgtttaattttaaacgtttaaatgtaaatagcattgcatagtcttcactgtataaattacagattaattcttgttaaaactataaAGTAATTCAGTAAAGAGAAGTTAATGATTTTCTCCCATTtaatttcttggattaacattaaggacactGACAGCAGCTACTTGATTAGACACGGTCACTTACAATTCATTCAGTAAAATGATACACAtttgatttctttctcaactgtttactgtcacttaagacataactgacaatTTTTGAGGATACTCGCAAAGACGagtttttgtatgtatgtgtcgTTTCAAGAGCAAGGGCATCTTCTTATGCTGGTCTCGGACAGTCTGTTGAAATCGCCAGGGGccccccctcagccgtgggccGCTATAATCGTCACCATCTTTCACCCTAGCTACGGCACTACTAGCTAGGTTTTATAAAAAATTGTGGGAAACAATAAATTACCTCAATTATTTACATTTGTCCAAGATTTTAAATAATCAATTGAGAAACTTGTTATCtgtgttattgtgtttttttgaatgcattaatttgtatttatttaaattttttaaataaataaaatatacaaaaaaaataaaataaaatgtttttaatacactattatttattttttagatttatttttaattgaccaGGACTTGAATCAGATGGCTTTGAACAAAATAAGCAGCCTTAATATCAAATTGTGGGAAACAATCAATTACTTGTGTTTTTCCAGTCTGCAAATTTCACCTAATTGCACTTGAGTTGCACTTTATAGTCAAATAAGAAACTTCTTGTAagctaacagtttttttttttgttatttgtgatcCTGTTTTTTGaacatattaattaaatgtttaatttaatttattatttatacttatataagctataaataaaattaaatcaaacatttcatatatttattatttatttatttgtttgtatgtttttatttattttatatgttaatCGACCAGGACATGACCCAGGCCAGACCTGACTTTATACAAGAAAAAGCTCCTGTCTGGGATACTGGGGCTTTATTATTTCTCCCTTTTACAACATCCTATGGAACTTACCTTGAatatttataatgcatatttttgaaattttatagaaaatgtatgtcatggtaaaaaaaaaaaaaatttataataataataataataaaataaattagaacgCCTGAACCTTGAGTTGAATATCTCTGCAAACCACTAATATATTTTCTACATCATCCATttgtataactgtataaaaatcaACTACATTCTGGTTCAGTGTAatactttgaatattatataaacatgtacaattttatttctttattggtAACAATTCCATTTGTTTAATGccttaactaacaatgagcaatacattgttATGTACAttgagtatttattaatctttgttaacctTAATCTTaggcttttaaataaataaataacataatgaaattatttaatttatgtacTTATTATCAGTATGGAAATCTGTAAGTAAGTATTAAAATACTTTTCCCCTTTTAGAACGGTGAGATTAATTTCTCTAAGAGCTGGTTTGCAGTTAGAGGAGGCTTCAGACTCGAAGCTCCTGTACTTCACTTCTTCATGCCAGTCATAAGGTCTGTATGTGACCCTCCACGCTGCCTAAGGTAAAAAGGGCCAGTTGACTCCGTCCAATTCAATGGAGAGGAAATGATCTAGGCATCCTTTTAGGAATTTTGAATTCAATGAATTTGACCATGTATGGATAGATGTTGTGGGGTGACCCGGCAAGCACAAAGGAAGGAGAATTTAGATGTTGCCCTGTACCTCCTTCTCCACTTCCACAAACAGACAGCCTGAGGGTAACGGTGAAGAGCTTCTTTAATCtgtaacaaaatgttttcataatcATTATGAATTAAACAAAACTCAGGTTAGGTATCAAAACAGATGAAAGACAGACTATATTGAAAGCACAGATCAATGCCAGAACCATAAGTCTCCAGTAGAATCAGACTGATCAGGACCAGACAATCCCAGCGATGGCATCTAACCTAAACGCAACCCAACTGCACACAGAAATGTTGCTTTTGGTCATAAATcaccaaaaattattcaaattaataaaagcTGCTGTATATGTTGCAATAAATGTGACATGTTTATTTGGGATGTTTACGGTGTATATTTATAAGAcattgtttcataaaaaaaatatgtacaattatttttattggcTTAAAAATACAAGAAATCTCAGTCAAAAACAGTTGCAAAAGCTATATTGTAAGCAGTCATCGATGTGTATTACACTCGAATGGCGCCACCTATTGTACTGTACTGGAGCACTTACAAGGCTAAATCTCTTATCCTGTTTTCAGCAACCAACCTTTTTTGCTTCCATTTCAAACCAACACAAATCAACCTATAATAAAGGCAAATTTCAAAACAGTCGCaaaagctaatatatatatatatatatatatataaatacactcacatacacacacaacagtaACAATAacggtgttctttttttttatccagctgattacaaaaaaagttggcataaaaaatatacacaaacgTGTAAATTGTTAATTGAGTTATGTTTCTGAAACGAGACCATAAAAAAAGAGACCATTAGAAGTCCTGAGAGAGGTGCAGATCAGaaataaaaaagcatatatatatatgctcataAAAACACAAACTCTCAAATATGAAACTACAGGTTAACAATTGACTTTCTGAGCGCTCTCCTCTTTTCCAGGCCTTGAACTGTTTTGGCTTCACCCCTCAACATGCTCAGCATACCATCCTTTGCTAAACTAATGGCACACACAGCTAGGTATACAAGCAAGGAACCTGCCATACTGGCCAAAAGCCCTCAAATACAGCCTGTGGGCCTCTCCACTTCCCTGAAATTACAAAACCACATCATTACACAACAAAAAGAACCTCTTTACGTAAAAgggtagttcactcaaaaatatgaTGTTTCATAAGTTTAATTAGTTTTGCACTTAAAATCTTCActtttattttgtagaaatagcagaagagcagcttggacattcttttataaatacatttcgtgttattattattagagatTTTGAATGAAATAGTTCTTAATTAACCTataatttacatgtttttaaattttttatttatccaaaatgacttataaGGAATACAACAATgtgcatttaaaacaaacaaaacttaaaaattattttaaaaaatacaaataaaatataaataataatacaataaatacattattttaaacgtAAGAAAAAATATTCAATTATATATGTTTTGAATATAATTATTTGGTACATACTTTTTGGAATAGATAGTGACCCCTTTTCTCATCAGAATTACTGTAAAAATCAATACAAGTATACAGTGTACTTAAGGTAAGTCTGCAGTGCATGCATCAGCACAACACAACCACAGATAGGGTGGAGAAACAATGTGTAGCTCGTTGATGATGATGCCACAACATGCTCATTAATGTGGGGTAAAAAGAGAATGTCGGCAGCCCTGTACAGTCCGGCTCATGGTTTTCTTTCCCATGAGAATTTATTAGTCTCCACCATCATGTGACCAGCAATCCCTGCCTTGATTCTTTCCATATCATCCTTTCTTAACCTGCACTAACCCTCATGACTAAACCACACAAGGCCACTCTGGTACAGAGAACACAGTAAAAGAAAAGAATGATACATTCTCTCAGGAGGATCAAAAAGATATTAAAATCAGAAGCACTGCTAATGCTCTTAAATACACTGATGTTTGTCTTGGATTAAAGCAACTGTAATATATTAATGCTGGATCTATACTGGACTGTCTAATCAAATGGATAACATTCACACAAACATTTGTATTTCTACCAAGCTGGATACTTttcattgacattgttttaatacTCTTGTAATAGTATTTTTCATCCTCTAAACAGAATATtatcaattaaataatattaagaaataaatacttctattcagcagggacacattaaattgatcaaaagagacaaagacatgtttaatgttacaaaaatatatatattttaaataaacgctcattcttttgaaccttctatacacaaaaatattaagcagcactgttttcaacattgattgtagtaagaaatgtttcttgaaaaccaaattaaaatatttaaatgatttctgaaggatcatgtgacactgaggactgaagatatggctactgaaaatttagctttgccatcactggaatacattacattttaaaatatattaaaatggaaaagttgtcttaaattgtaatatttcataatattactgctttactgcatatttaagcaaataaatgcagccttgttgagcatgcAATATTTCTTTTAAACATGATGAACTAATGTTTAAATGAGACTAATGTTTAAATGAGACTTTTGAACTAATGTTTAAATGAGACTGTTCATCTGAATTATTACAATagattataaaataatgaataaatacattataaaatacaaacaaagatGTACCAACTTACCTGTAACATGGCTGTTGGAAGCCGTAAGGTGGAAGGTCTTATATAACACATGACAAGGTAGAACTTTATAGTCtttacaacaacaaaatacaaaactttcCACTTACAGACaataaacaagtaaatacaatacaatacaatacaataaaattctTTGTGCATCAGTAAATCTTAATATATTGTGACTTTCCCTTTTGTAGTAACTAACAAATCCTTTGTAAGAAAGAGCTTCTCCAGATGGCAAAGAGACTGCTGTGCCTGAAAAAATCATGTTGAGACTAATTAATTGATCTGAACATAAGTATTACTGTACATCTAAAGTTTCTTAGAATGTTAATAGGATCTTTAAATAAAGTAAGTTTTGATGTTATGTCACATGCATGCTAACTGCTTGAGAACACACAACAAATCAAAAAACAAACCAACAAGGCTTCTTGACTAGATTATTCAGCAAGATAGTGGGATAAACTAGTAGGATTAGAAAAAAACCCTGATGGTTTGCCCATCTGACTAATGAACCTGCTGAAGCTGTGTCAGTCTTTTCATTAGGGTATTTGTCCTGAATATCAAACACCAGGAAAGGCATATCGATAGAGTTAAGCATAGAGAGCGCTGTTAGATATCCCAGAATTCTTAGCATCACCAGCTCCCTGGCCCATGACTCTGTTATTCTTTTATGAACCAAGACTCCCATGTGAGAAACTTCAGCGCCTTCACAAAAGACAGAttaaaagtcagcatgaaatgaaaatatgcttTCTAAACACATCTGCCTTTATCAAGTCAACAACTGATGAACTGAACCAAgttcgggccagcaataccacgactgaggtgcccttgagcaaggcaccgaagccccaactgctccccgggagcCGCAGCATAACcggctacccactgctccgggtgtgtgtgtgtgtgtgtgtgtgtgtgtgttcactgctgtgtgtttgcactttgaatgggttaaatgttgaccacgaattctgagtatgggtcaccatacttggctatatgtcacataacttttactttcacttcactttaagTCCACAACCTAAATTTTTCTTTGGGATGTATGTCACAACACGGGAAAAAAGATATGTCGCTACTTAAATTGCCATGAAACTAAAGATTTTGTCTATCAGGAATTGGCTGGATCATTGTCATTTGATAATTGTAGCAATCTCATGTGATTGAGAGCTAGCTGGAGAGCAGGGATTATTGGTCTGCCCTCACAATGATGTACATGTCCTCAGAGAGGAGATGTCGTAGCGAGGGTAAGATGAATTTTATTGATTGAAGATTATGAGGGCAcatgaacttaaaaaaaatcaatgatgtgctaaaataaatcatttataataaacactgcatcatttcatgaaaaaaataaaagaacttctgtcaattttgatttcatggtgactttaaaaATGAGTCATTCAAGCAAGAACTAAGCTTGACTTTTTGTCCTTAAggcaggaaataaataaaaataaaattgattttacTGGAGA
This genomic stretch from Carassius carassius chromosome 42, fCarCar2.1, whole genome shotgun sequence harbors:
- the LOC132123808 gene encoding lysozyme C-like gives rise to the protein MRVAVVVLCLMWLCMCESRRLGRCDVVRIFKQEGLDGFEGFSLGNYVCTAYWESRYKTHRVRSADVGKDYGIFQINSFKWCDDGTPGGKNQCKIPCSDLLKDDLKASVECAKLIVKTEGLKSWQTWSSYCKGRKMTRWVKGCEH